CTGTTGTGCTTTTAGCGGTGAATGAAAGTCATGTCATTGTTACGGAGAACAAAACTGTAGTTATCTGCCAAAGAGGCTCAGGGTTATTGTGTCGGGCTTCAAATACAGCAAGGCCTTATGTTTAACCACACTGATTCCTTTTCAAGTCAGTACAATTAAATTTAGGGCTGATGTCTTGCTTGTTCGTGCTCGTGCAGGTTGTGGTCGAAACACGATCTCACCGTCTGAATGCCCGCGGGCTGATGAcaccatgtgtttagctgaatTAAGTGTATTGCCACATTTACACTAATTGACTGTGTAAACTAGCGACAGATGTGGTTTTTGACGTGTTCGTGCTCATGACCCTTTACACTCTGAAACAGGAAGTCATTTGATGCCTTTCTGTGCCGCATGTGGAGAACCACATCATGTGTCCTTTACTATATGATAAATTATTGAAATACGGAGGCAACGAGTGTTCATACTGGAGAAACTTTAAAGCAACAAGATtattccctgtttttttttttttccctgcgtGTACATGTGTTTCTATGGTTGTGTGGATAAATATTATTCCAGTGCTATTGTTGTGAGGACATTGTGGCCGGTAATCGGACCATCTTAGGGCTGTTTTGGTTTGACTGTAGGTTTCAGATCAGGGTTAGGGGGGATTCAGGTTCGTCTTGCGCATGTGTCATTTTAGAAGTGTCATTACTGCTGCAGGATGACAAGTATGTGTAAATAAGAGGTCAGTGGAAATGTACTGACTCGTGTGTGGAAATGATTAACCAAAGGCCTGAATAGAGTTATGTCCCACTTTCTTGGTGGTTGATAACATGGGTGATAACCTACTGTTTATGATGGTGATGATTATGTTGCAGTGAAAAGTAAATATACCAcgagtcataataataataataacagtatgTTTCTCTTCTCAGTGAAAATGGATTTCCATGATAAAGAAATTCCCCTTGGAGAGATTGTGCCTGTGGTGATCATTGgtaagagagacacacacacacaccgcctcacacacatttgcattttgttgttttgcttctGCTGTAGGAAACCACAGCGGCTTATTTTGTTTAGAGTAACATCATGacatttttctatttccttttttctcataTTTCATATAGCACCTAAATGTTACCTTTCACCCATCAAGTTCACACgctcaaaaacacacaagtgttAATTGTACTGGTTAAGCTTTATTCAATTTTTACAAATCTCATTGAGATGAAGATCTCTTGTGCAAGAGGAACCTGAGGTCACATTCTAAAAACCCTTTACATATGTAGGAGAACAACAGTAACTATCCTCTACTTCACAAGTTGACCTCAGTGGTGAACTGTGGTGAACTCATGATTCACCCTTTTGTCTTTTAGCCGTTAAATCATTTACACAAAATCTCTTAAACAAACGAAAGAAACTTTCCAGCGACAGCAGGAATCCTTCCTCCGGACTGTGATGGATGAACTGTTGCTCTTCTCATTCTCATGAGTTTTGTGAACTCTGCTATCAGCCATATTACACTATAGTAAAACACAGCAGTGCACAGAGTTAAGCAACAAGTTGCTGACTGAAGTTGCCGGATGCATAGTCACAATGATTTGTAATAAATGCagcataattattattattttttttttttaaagaaatgtagaGTCACAACATAACATGTTAGTCAGCCTATGAACTCTGCAAAAGGGAagtgaatactttttttttttttttaaacagattatATGTTTACAGTTGCATTTCTGTGCAGACAATTTAAAGATTTAGTAAGAAAAGTAAGTAAGAAAAGACATTGTTTCTTCAGTCAGTGAATCCATTAGTCATCATGAGAAGGCAAATACAGGTTTATTCAGTTCTGTGTTTGGCGCGTGCGTGGAAGCGTGTGGTCTTGCTGAGTCATGCAGTGAGTTTTATGTATGATGCAGTTAATCGTTAACTGCAGACTTGGCTGTTTTCCAAGTGAAGTTGGGCATGGGTGACAaaattttatagttttatttttaaattgcatttttatgttCAGATCAGAAGACGGGTCCCTAAAATCCCAGGTTATTGCAGGTGTAACCATGGTAACCAAGAACAGACATAATATACATTACCTGAGCCTTATATGACCTAAAGATGCAGCTGGGAACCGTTTACAGCAACTCGCCTCtaatttttgtgtatttctgtttctcAGGTAACGGCCCATCTGGGATCTGTCTCTCATACCTGTTGTCAGGTTACACCCCCTACCTGTCACCGGAGGCATCGCACCCCAACCCCCTGCTGCACAGCAAGCTGGCAGAGCAGCCTCACCTGTCGCTGCTGgagcaggttaaaaaaaaatgaacacacacagccGTGTAGTATCAAAGagagttttattcatttactgaAGGTTCACGCATGTgtccctcactctctctgtccagGACCTGGAGTACCTGTGCGAGGGGTTGGAGGGGCGATCATCCAATCCCGTGGCTGTGCTCTTTGATTCCCTGCTGCTTCCTGACAGTGACTTTGGATTGGACCACACCTCGCCGTTAGAATGGCGATACGAGCCAGAGCGCGCCATCCCTCACTTGGTGCTGGGGAAGGGTCCCCATGGAGGAGCCTGGCATGTATGTGGCTAGAAATCGCCCACTTCATCATGtccattatttattattcagcttttttcataCTTATTTTTGGTGACAGTCTGATTCTGgagaaacttttatttatttatttttaaagctgccGTCGTTTGCACAGTCAGTGAGAATATTAACtgctaaattatattttaactgACATTAATctggaggttttttttctgtcttttagaaAATATTATGGTCATGTGGGcagagatcttttttttttttttttttttttttttcttattgtcagcTGGTTATTTTACGCGCACACGATACAAGTTGACCATGTAACAGCCTTTGTGGTTTTTCCAGGCCATGGAAGGCTCCATGCTAACACTGAGTCTGGCTAACTGGATGGAGCTCCCTGGGCTCAAACTGAAAGACTGGATACGAGACAAACGCAGGTCAGCCCACAATACAACCATCAGACATCTGCTCTTTGTGTGTCCTAAACGCACAacagaatgaataaaaacatgaccCACGTGTAGCActtaaaatcaaaagaaattaCCCAACGTCCTTTTGTTTGAGAAAGGCCAgttcagttttctttgtttactcTGAATCAGAAAAAATGCTCTGCTGTTTAATATAACTTCCAACCTCATTAAAGAATTCTGTTAGTCAACGTAATGTAGCTGCTAATTGAAGAACTCAGTCTCAGTCAGAGTGAGTCGTCTGATTGGGTAAATGTGCTAAGGTACTGTGCTCCCTCAACTGGACAATGCAGCTACTGTCTCCTCAGAAACATCTTAAACTAGCTGGAAGACTGTAGCTCTCAGTAATTAAATCAGTAACTACCAGGTCTGTTATTGGTGCGAAAGGAAAACAACGGGTAGATGTCTATCAAGAATAACTGACCTTGTCACAATAACTTCatgggaaaaaatattttattccaactttatgggcaacagtgtagtTTTCTTTAATTATACCACCAGGTATAATCTGAGCGTTCAAATGTTTAGATGTTACCCTCCTCCCCgtttgtctttgtgtatctAATGTAACTAGCATGGAAATACCCTCAGTCATTTCCAGGAATTTGACTTGTAACTatgttattttaatcatttattctgCTTGTTTTGTAATTGTGGATGTATTTCATGTTGTTGTTCCAGAAACCTGAGAAATGACCGTGCCACGCCGACAGAGATCGCCTCCTACTACCAGCACTATGTTTCCCAGATGTCCCTGGAGCAGAGTTTCGCCTGCGGAACTACCGTCACCTCTGTGACCAGGCAGCCGGGCAACCAGGGGGGGTCACCGCCCTGCTGGAGAGTGACGGGACTGCAGCGTAGGGAGGGAGAAGAGCTGGGAGGTACAGTCGATGAAAACTCACTGTAATCAACATTAAATCAAAGAGACTgtggctcaggtggtagagTGGTCGCCCACCAATCCTGGGGAAGGTGGTTCAGTCCCCGCCTCCTCCTGTCTACATGTCAAAAGAtccaagacactgaatccaaaGTTGTTCTCAGTGGATCTGGCGAGCACCTTGTATGGCAGGTGCCGAAATCATTGCAGTGAATGGGAATAAActtaggtagaaaagtgcttatatgtgttttatctgtttttaaagtCTCTGTTGCAAATttgaaatggaaagaaaatgtgacataATCACCTccaccctctctccctcctccttccaGATGGTTCCACTGTTTTGGAGAAGATGTCTACTTTCTCTTTGTTGGCCCATAATGTGGTGTTGGCAACGGGGACCCATGACATCCCTGCCAGGCTCGGTGTGGATGGAGAGTCCTTGCCTTTTGTCTACCACTCGTTCTGGGAGCTGGAGGCAGCCATCTCTAGCGGCGAGCTCGACCAGGCGTCCGACCCGCTGCTGGTGGTGGGAGCGGGGTTAACAGCGGCCGATGCAGTGCTCGCTGCCCACCATCTCAATACGCCCATCTACCACGTCTTCAGGCGCTCGGTCACGGACCCCGGTCTCATCTTCAACCAGCTACCGAAACTGCTATACCCAGAGTACCACAAGGTGAGGAGGGTTTGATATGTGGAGCTGCTTACAACTGCTGGTTTTCCAgtatttaatactttaaatgaGTATTTGCATCTGCTGACCTGTTTGACATCCAGGTTCACCAGATGatgaaacagcagcaacatcGACCAAGCCACCAACAGGACCTCGCCCAGAGCCTCAATCAACACTCcaccccctcctctccctcctccctttctCCACCTCCCTCCACTGCTTCCTCATCCCCCTCCTCCTACTCAGGTTATCTGAGCTTCCCACTTCACAGGGTCGTGGAGTTCAGACCTGACAGAAAGTGCGTCCTGGAGTCAGACTCTGGCCAGCGGACAGTGGTCCAGGTGTCCAAGGCTCTGGTTCTGATCGGAGCTCACCCCAACCTTTCCTTTCTGGACAAAAATGGGAGTTCACTCGGCATCAACCCCAACGAGCCAATCACATGCCGGAGGAACCCGATCGAGGTGGATCCATTTACGAACAAAGTGGTTGCAGCAGAGGGGCCGGGCATGTACGCCATGGGGCCGTTAGTCGGCGAGAACTTTGTGAGGTTCCTGAAGGGAGGAGCGCTGGCTATCGCTAGCGATCTCGccaagagacagacacagagacaggagaTGGGGCAAGAGGATCTGACTGTGGACAGGTGGTTGGACAGGCAGGTGAGCACTCAGACACAGGCTGAGGTTTGTGTCCTGGACTCATAGTAGAACTGGAAAAAAGACTTGCTCTGATCTGGAACTGCTTTCGAGAAATCAGAGTCTGAGGGAGCAGCATGCTGCTGAGTTGTTTTAGAGCAGAAACACGCACAAGTGGACACCACAGTTGGACTTGCACTGGTTTCCATAGGTCTGTTATCTTCCGAGAGCTACGGTGGATGAGCAAGAAACTACTCCAGACCTGAGACATTCTGAACGAAAGAAGCTTGAAATAAACCAACAGTGCTTTGGGtcctacaaaaataaaaatctgaaaaatgtaaGTTGTAGCAATGAACACAGTGAGAAAATGAGTAGTGAAGGATGTGATGGGGGGAGACA
This genomic interval from Channa argus isolate prfri chromosome 5, Channa argus male v1.0, whole genome shotgun sequence contains the following:
- the osgn1 gene encoding oxidative stress induced growth inhibitor 1 yields the protein MDFHDKEIPLGEIVPVVIIGNGPSGICLSYLLSGYTPYLSPEASHPNPLLHSKLAEQPHLSLLEQDLEYLCEGLEGRSSNPVAVLFDSLLLPDSDFGLDHTSPLEWRYEPERAIPHLVLGKGPHGGAWHAMEGSMLTLSLANWMELPGLKLKDWIRDKRRNLRNDRATPTEIASYYQHYVSQMSLEQSFACGTTVTSVTRQPGNQGGSPPCWRVTGLQRREGEELGDGSTVLEKMSTFSLLAHNVVLATGTHDIPARLGVDGESLPFVYHSFWELEAAISSGELDQASDPLLVVGAGLTAADAVLAAHHLNTPIYHVFRRSVTDPGLIFNQLPKLLYPEYHKVHQMMKQQQHRPSHQQDLAQSLNQHSTPSSPSSLSPPPSTASSSPSSYSGYLSFPLHRVVEFRPDRKCVLESDSGQRTVVQVSKALVLIGAHPNLSFLDKNGSSLGINPNEPITCRRNPIEVDPFTNKVVAAEGPGMYAMGPLVGENFVRFLKGGALAIASDLAKRQTQRQEMGQEDLTVDRWLDRQVSTQTQAEVCVLDS